A stretch of the Rodentibacter haemolyticus genome encodes the following:
- the napA gene encoding nitrate reductase catalytic subunit NapA — protein sequence MKVSRRDFMKANAAMAAATAAGLTIPVKNVVAAESEIKWDKAVCRFCGTGCAVLVGTKDGRVVASQGDPDAEVNRGLNCIKGYFLPKIMYGKDRLTQPMLRMTNGKFDKNGDFVPVSWDVAFKTMAEKFKEAFKKNGQNAVGMFSSGQSTIWEGYAKNKLWKAGFRSNNVDPNARHCMASAAVAFMRTFGMDEPMGCYDDIEQAEAFVLWGSNMAEMHPILWSRITDRRISNPDVKVAVLSTFEHRSFELADYGLVFTPQTDLAIMNYIINYLIQNDAINWDFVNKHTKFKRGETNIGYGLRPENPLEKETNRKTAGKMYDSTFEELKQLVSEYTLDKAHELSGVPKAQLEHLAKLYADPKKKVVSFWTMGFNQHSRGVWANHLIYNIHLLTGKISIPGCGPFSLTGQPSACGTAREVGSFPHRLPADLVVTNPKHRETAERIWKLPVGTISEKVGLDTIAQDRAMHDGKMNVLWQMCNNNMQAGPNINADRLPGWRKEGNFVIVSDPYPTVSALSADLILPTAMWVEKEGAYGNAERRTQFWRQQVKAPGEAKSDLWQLMEFAKYFTTDEMWPEELLAQMPEYRGKTLYEVLFKNGQVDKFPLSELAEGQLNDESEHFGYYVHKGLFEEYAAFGRGHGHDLAPFEMYHKARGLRWPVVDGKETLWRYREGFDPYVKEGEGMAFYGYPDKKAIILAVPYEPAAESPDAEYDLWLSTGRVLEHWHTGTMTRRVPELHRAFPNNLVWMHPLDAEARGLRHGDKIKISSRRGEMISYLDTRGRNKPPRGLVYTTFFDAGQLANTLTLDATDPISKETDFKKCAVKVEKAA from the coding sequence ATGAAGGTAAGTCGCCGAGACTTTATGAAAGCCAATGCGGCAATGGCTGCTGCAACGGCTGCGGGATTAACCATCCCTGTCAAAAATGTGGTTGCGGCAGAATCCGAGATTAAATGGGATAAAGCAGTATGTCGTTTCTGTGGTACGGGCTGCGCCGTTTTAGTCGGTACGAAAGACGGGCGTGTTGTAGCATCTCAAGGGGATCCGGATGCGGAAGTCAATCGTGGTTTAAACTGTATTAAAGGTTACTTCTTACCGAAAATTATGTACGGTAAGGATCGACTCACTCAGCCGATGTTGCGTATGACGAACGGTAAATTCGACAAGAACGGAGATTTTGTACCTGTTTCTTGGGATGTCGCTTTCAAAACAATGGCGGAAAAATTCAAAGAAGCCTTTAAAAAGAACGGTCAAAATGCCGTGGGAATGTTTAGTTCCGGTCAATCCACTATTTGGGAGGGGTACGCGAAGAACAAGCTTTGGAAAGCCGGTTTCCGTTCTAACAACGTTGATCCGAATGCCCGCCACTGTATGGCGTCTGCCGCGGTTGCGTTTATGCGTACTTTCGGTATGGATGAGCCAATGGGCTGCTATGATGACATTGAGCAGGCAGAGGCCTTTGTGCTTTGGGGATCAAATATGGCGGAAATGCACCCGATTTTATGGTCGCGCATTACGGATCGCCGTATTTCTAATCCTGATGTAAAAGTTGCCGTACTTTCCACTTTTGAGCATCGTAGTTTTGAACTTGCCGACTACGGTTTAGTGTTTACACCGCAAACCGACTTAGCAATTATGAACTACATCATCAATTACCTCATTCAAAATGATGCGATAAATTGGGACTTCGTAAATAAACACACGAAATTCAAACGTGGTGAAACCAATATCGGTTACGGTTTACGTCCTGAAAATCCGTTGGAAAAAGAAACAAACCGTAAAACTGCGGGCAAAATGTATGATTCGACTTTTGAGGAATTAAAACAACTCGTCTCCGAATATACATTGGATAAAGCCCACGAATTATCGGGTGTGCCAAAAGCTCAACTGGAGCATTTAGCCAAACTTTATGCCGATCCGAAGAAAAAAGTGGTGTCATTTTGGACAATGGGCTTCAATCAACACAGCCGTGGCGTGTGGGCGAACCACCTGATCTATAACATTCACTTGCTAACCGGCAAAATTTCTATTCCGGGTTGCGGTCCGTTCTCATTAACCGGTCAGCCGTCTGCTTGCGGTACCGCACGTGAAGTCGGCTCTTTTCCGCATCGTTTACCGGCGGATTTAGTTGTTACCAACCCAAAACATCGTGAAACAGCGGAACGTATTTGGAAATTACCGGTCGGTACAATTTCCGAAAAAGTCGGCTTGGATACCATTGCTCAAGACCGGGCAATGCACGATGGCAAAATGAATGTGTTATGGCAGATGTGTAACAATAATATGCAGGCAGGTCCTAACATCAATGCCGACCGTTTACCGGGCTGGCGTAAAGAAGGTAACTTCGTCATCGTTTCTGATCCATATCCGACAGTTTCCGCATTGTCTGCCGATTTAATCTTGCCAACTGCAATGTGGGTAGAAAAAGAAGGGGCATACGGTAATGCAGAACGCCGCACACAATTTTGGCGTCAACAAGTGAAAGCACCGGGTGAGGCAAAATCCGATTTATGGCAATTGATGGAATTTGCAAAATACTTCACCACCGATGAAATGTGGCCGGAAGAATTACTTGCCCAAATGCCGGAATACCGTGGTAAAACTCTGTATGAGGTGTTATTCAAAAACGGACAAGTGGATAAGTTCCCGCTTAGCGAACTTGCCGAAGGTCAATTAAACGACGAATCGGAACACTTTGGTTACTACGTTCATAAAGGCTTATTTGAAGAATATGCCGCATTCGGTCGTGGTCATGGTCATGATTTGGCACCTTTTGAGATGTATCACAAAGCGCGTGGTTTACGTTGGCCGGTGGTAGATGGCAAAGAAACTTTATGGCGCTATCGCGAAGGCTTTGATCCTTATGTAAAAGAAGGCGAAGGAATGGCGTTCTACGGTTATCCTGACAAAAAAGCGATCATTCTTGCCGTGCCTTATGAGCCGGCAGCGGAATCACCGGATGCGGAATACGACCTATGGCTATCAACCGGTCGTGTACTTGAACACTGGCATACCGGCACAATGACTCGTCGTGTACCGGAATTGCACCGAGCATTCCCGAATAACCTGGTGTGGATGCACCCATTAGATGCCGAAGCCCGTGGTTTACGTCATGGTGATAAGATTAAGATTTCATCACGTCGTGGCGAAATGATTTCTTATCTTGATACACGTGGTCGTAATAAACCGCCTCGCGGTTTGGTTTATACCACTTTCTTTGATGCCGGTCAGCTTGCAAATACCTTAACCTTAGATGCAACCGATCCCATATCAAAAGAGACGGACTTTAAAAAATGTGCCGTGAAAGTGGAAAAAGCCGCGTAA
- a CDS encoding chaperone NapD, protein MSKASLTAENAQDWHPNWYVAGLIVQGNPEKIATIRTALLAIEHTEIPTFDEKMGKIVVVMQSNNQHILLDNMESVKEIDGVINVSLVYHEQDENK, encoded by the coding sequence ATGAGTAAAGCGAGTTTAACAGCGGAAAACGCCCAAGATTGGCACCCAAATTGGTATGTGGCGGGGCTTATCGTGCAAGGGAATCCTGAAAAAATAGCGACAATTCGAACCGCACTTTTAGCGATCGAACATACCGAGATTCCAACTTTTGATGAAAAGATGGGCAAAATTGTCGTAGTGATGCAATCCAATAATCAACATATCCTGCTCGATAATATGGAGAGCGTGAAAGAAATTGACGGCGTGATTAATGTGTCATTGGTGTATCACGAACAGGATGAAAATAAATAG
- the napF gene encoding ferredoxin-type protein NapF → MTVENLPRRQFLRGKFLASLHTKNEQIQGFEGIRPPWSVAENEFVEQCTRCRDCIDICETQILIGGDGGFPEIRFDKGECTFCRKCVEVCRQPIFRPLEEQPWTHKINIGANCLAQQHIECRSCQDNCSMNAIRFRLQIGGVAQPTVNPESCNGCGACIQSCPVNAIEISTLK, encoded by the coding sequence ATGACTGTTGAAAACTTACCGCGCAGACAATTTTTACGAGGTAAATTTTTAGCATCATTGCATACAAAAAATGAGCAAATTCAAGGTTTTGAAGGTATTCGTCCCCCTTGGTCGGTAGCGGAGAACGAATTTGTCGAACAATGCACCCGTTGTCGGGATTGCATTGATATCTGTGAAACGCAGATTTTAATCGGGGGCGATGGCGGTTTTCCTGAAATACGGTTCGACAAAGGTGAATGCACCTTTTGCAGAAAATGCGTTGAGGTATGCCGGCAGCCGATTTTTCGCCCGTTAGAGGAGCAGCCTTGGACACACAAAATCAACATCGGTGCAAATTGCTTGGCACAGCAGCATATTGAATGTCGTTCTTGTCAGGATAATTGTTCAATGAACGCTATTCGTTTTCGCTTACAAATAGGCGGTGTTGCACAGCCTACCGTGAATCCGGAAAGTTGTAACGGCTGTGGCGCCTGCATCCAAAGTTGCCCGGTAAATGCAATAGAAATCAGTACGTTAAAATAG
- a CDS encoding YggL family protein, producing the protein MSKSYNQRQRKKLHLAEFQELGFLVNFQFAEGTAIETVDEIVDRFINEVIQPNGLAYEGSGYLHWEGLVCLEKIGKCDENHREIVKKWLETNGLQQIEISELFDIWWEYPVNNA; encoded by the coding sequence ATGTCCAAATCCTACAACCAACGCCAACGTAAAAAACTCCACCTTGCGGAATTCCAAGAGCTTGGCTTTCTTGTAAACTTCCAGTTTGCAGAAGGCACTGCCATTGAAACCGTAGATGAAATCGTTGATCGTTTTATCAACGAAGTTATCCAACCGAACGGTTTAGCTTATGAAGGCAGCGGATACTTACATTGGGAAGGCTTAGTATGCTTAGAAAAAATCGGCAAATGTGACGAAAATCACCGTGAAATCGTGAAAAAATGGCTTGAAACAAACGGTTTACAACAAATTGAAATCAGTGAATTATTCGATATTTGGTGGGAATACCCGGTAAACAACGCATAA